In Glycine max cultivar Williams 82 chromosome 10, Glycine_max_v4.0, whole genome shotgun sequence, the DNA window ATAgatcaatatttttcaaattctaTTTCATAGTTCTTAATACTTAAAAGGTTTGTTCAATTTGATTGACCTTTAAAAGTGGATTTTTACGTTAGGAGATTGGTAATAAGTTCTTTATGTTGTTTAATAGTGTCTACTGTTACTTCTTAAAATCTAGAAGTTTCACATATGAGCAAATGTAGGTACAATCTGTGGCATCATTCTGTAGCACATTTTTGGGAACAGCTGTGCGGATCCCCTGTGAAGTGTTGAAGCAGAGGTTACAGGCTGGTCTTTTTGACAATGTGGGTGAGGCTTTTGTTGCGACTTGGGAGCAGGATGGTCTTAGGGGTTTCTTCCGTGGAACCGGAGCTACCTTGTGCCGTGAGGTTCCATTTTATGTTGCTGGCATGGGGCTTTATGCTGAATCTAAAAAGGTGTGTAATTTCCATGATCCAGTGTGCTTGATCTTGTGTTTGTTAATggaatttacattttttatttatgcattataattataatatctcTGAAACTTTGGTGGTTGATCTTTAGCTGAATTGAATAATGTACGAGTGTGTGACCCATGTTACCGACATTACCTAGTGGtataaggctttgttgttgtattataaaattatttgaaacttaattgtgtgctaaaatgaatGTTTACATTCACCAAAATAAAGATTAACTTCGAGTTAGCAGGGTCATCTAGGAATTTTGACAGTTTCATGGAGATAGACATCCAGTTCATTCTTTAGCTACAGTTTAATGCAACAAATTAGCAGCAGtaaattttaaagattgttTTATTATCAAATGAGTTGTAATACATCTAGCTAACTTTAAGCCATGGGATATTGCTCTGTAAAATTATGTGACAAATGctttctgaaatctgaagtgATACTCTGATGTATGTGAAAATATACCCAAAAATTAACAGGGAATAACTCACTCATAAATTGCATGTACACTTTTGCATAGTGTTTGCATGGCTACCAGTGAATCTCCTTTAATGCCACACTAAAGCCACATTGAAATGGTTAATTGTCATGGATGGTAACTGAGTGCAATGCTATTGGCATTTGATTTTAGGTTGCAGAACGACTACTAGAGCGGGAACTCGGTCCCTTGGAAACAATTGCTGTTGGAGCTTTATCTGGTGGCTTGGCGGCTGTTGTTACAACGCCGTTTGATGTCATGAAAACTAGAATGATGACTGCACAGGGCCGATCTGTGTCAATGACCTTGATAGCCTTCTCCATACTAAAACATGAGGGACCCCTTGGCTTGTTCAAAGGAGCAGTACCCAGGTTCTTTTGGATTGCTCCTCTAGGTGCTATGAACTTTGCAGGTTATGAGTTAGCAAAGAAGGCCATGAATAAAAATGAGGAGGGCAAGGCAGGCAGTTCAGAGTAATATATCTAGTTACCTGGGATTTTGTGTCACACAGCAACCAAatgtttggttgaatttttgaGTTTATTGCAGTAATCATTGGAATAAGGCCATTGATGCTGCTCTGAAAATACACATTTTGTTTCCTTTGTTCATTTTCTACTTCTATGATATTGCCCTTTGTAGCagcagaattaaaaaatatattacatcatATATTTACAAACTAAAAAGAttcaatttatttctttatctattgtacagattttaaatttttaatcctttGTATCATTCAgctatcattttgtttttttgtttcattttatcatccctttttaaagttaattagcagctttccatttattttattagagcACTCCGTGTATTTTACAATCATTTATTTGGTTATGTACTTATTGGAATATAATTCTTGCGGTCGAGACAGGAGCTTAAAATTGGCATATCTCGTGAATGCGGGATATAAACTTTTGCATACCCTAAGTTCAGATGGCTGCATGAGATTGTTATTTTAGGCTTACTTTCTTGATACACACTACAGGAGAGAAATTATACTCGAGCAGCTTAAAAATACGCTTCAAGAATATTATGAGGTTTGATGGCATGTAAATCAGTAGTgaataatatacatttttttagagTATATTTATAGACATAGATGTGAGATTAGTTGTTCATGTGGGACTAACGGCTAAGCAAAGTTTATAAcagatttaaatgtttttttatcatcacTTAAATACCTTTTTATCTCTCAAATATGAGATATGACTTTTTTAAtcccttaaaataaaatttgtatatataaaatcattttaattaatttatataattcttaaaaaataattaatttagctaatcacattaaatttattaaatatttatgctATTTTTTCAAAGTTATCCTCAATTTTAGTAtctcaaatttattaaatatgactTTTTTAGTCTTTcctaactgattttttttttcctcttttgcaTGTATAATTTGTGTTAGTTTTAACTGTAAGAGgaatttaaaaaagtattttacaaattttaggtACTACAatatataagttttaatttggagaattaaaaataataatttttaaatttgagggAGTAAACACATATTTAACTCTCTATAAAGATTTATAAATATTGTTGATTCTTCGACGAGACAAGCATTGCAAATAAATGACTGAGATGAAGGAGTCTAAGATGAAGTACCTATTTTAGTGGTACATCGGTGACCACCTTTATCAACCGTCAAATATACTAATAAGAAATTGAATGGCAGAGATTACTGACTTGATACCAGCTAATAACACGGAATATGTTTATGCTGTTTAGTCTTCCTATAAAAACATGATTAGGGtgaatttataaatttcatttgagaggataaaaaaaCCCTAGGAGAGTCGTGACCATAGCGGCGCCTCCTTCACCCTAATCGATTTTTTCTTCATGGAGTAGTGTCATAATCAGACACAGATCATGGTTGTTCTTTACTGGCACCTCCTTCACCTCTTTGTGGGGAATATTTGACTGTGAAGTTCTGTCTTTCTCCCTTGCAGAGGCATCCATTCCTCTTTCTGGATTGGTAAGTTGTTTAGAAAACTGATTCTCTAAATCTTTccaccactttttttttctgggtactattattattttttttatgcaaaaatgAATGTCAGGTtaaaagggattttttttttattgtttccgGTTCCttcattttattgaaaaaatgtgGGTTTTGTTGGTCCTAATTTTGCAGGAAACCATCAAGATTCATTATTATTAGTTGACGCATTGGTGTAAATGTGAAACTCAAAATCCAATGTTAATGTAGATTTACAGGCTTCTGGTATTTATTTctagttttcaattttaaataagtgttttttgacaaaaacaatTCTAATgatcaaatgaaaataaatattgctAATTCCTTTTCTGTCATGGTTGAGATTGACATAAATTGCTAACAAGATATTGCTGAGATATGCATTGTTATGGGCTTAGAATTGAATATtgtgcctttcaaaaaaaaaagaattgaataTTATTCTTGTTGTAATCCTTGTGTTAATTTGGTATTTGGATGTTGGTGTCTAAGCAGTTGCAAttgtaatttatgtatttaataGATCAATTTTAGTTGCACCAAATTTGGGTCCCATATTTACCCTACCATTTTTCTTGGCATTGCAATTCAATCAAtacgaaaaaaaaacatatttgctCCCCTGTTTTGGCACAAATACGTTTTACTTGTTCTCTTTTAGATTTGTGAATTAGTATGTCGGTTACAAACATTTTGCTCCGCAGTGTGTTATTTTGGtaaatcacttttcttttttgattttgatttcctttgatTTATCTATCTATTAATTAATTGGTTTTAATTCTCAATCtacttatttataatatatttaatttaaaaatctaattgttgttttattatagtcttggaattttagATTGTTAACATGTTAAGCTTGTATTGAATTTTGTGTTTCTAATTTTCAGGTTCTAACAACTAATAACGGAGGACAATCTTTCATAGACTGTTCtaaatatgaaatcatttggCAGTGGAAGGAGGAATTCGGTGCTAGTTTTGGGAGCtactaaaagaattaaaaagagcACCATCTATTACAGTATTTTGAGATGGATGAGTGTTTGGTGTGCGACATGTGTAGAACCTTTGGTAGGGGTAtgcataattctttttttttttaaaatttaaaatgaactcaaccgatttcttttaaaaaagattggttcttaatgcaaatttctgAACTGGTTTAGAGAATTGATTATGAACTGAACAATTTTTTAAGACCAATTCTGAAccaattttatattaaacttattttaaaccAGTTTTAAAAATCGAACTGGTTTTGAACTTGTTCAAAAAACTAAACAttaaaactgtttttttaaacctttctttttaaatttgtgactctagttttttttttctttcttgacaaCAAATATacgatattttaaatatatatgaagTAGATGTCATTATCAACtttgatttaaatatatcaaaaaaCTGAAGGGAGGGATGTCATTATCAACTTTGATTTAAATACATATGAAGTAGATGTCATTATGAAGTGCGGAATTACATAAGTAATGGATGGAATGGTTACTTatgaaaagaagaaattaataataaatctcTAGCATATCCAACACAATCAAAGCATATCCAATTTTAGAGAGTTACTTTTGAGGATATGCTAGAGTGTCATTATTGCTTCCTTCTTTTCTTAATGTAACTATTCCATccattgtttttgtaattttgctcTTCATAATGTTATTCACTTCATAGATATTCAAGTTAAAGTTGGTAATAACATCCCTTCCCTTAAAGTTTTTTGATATAATATCTTATATCTTTGGTCAAAGGTGAAAATACTTGAGTcccaaatttataaaaaaaaagtttgaaaaacCAGTTTTAAGTTTAGTTTTTgaataaagttcaaaacaagatCGGATTTTATAACTAATTAAGCACATAACTAGTTTAAAATCAGTTTGGCTTGTAACCGAGTCTCTAGATCAATTCACATATTTGTATTAAGAATCaaattgttttaaaacattTCAGTTCTATTAAGTTCTAAATTTTGCATACCATTAATACTTACTAgctcattttattattaataataatgactaacttatcattgttatcaaaaccACAAACTCATCCTCATTTCAAGTACTCTGGTGGTGCTAGAAATAGTCTCATTGACAATTCAATTCGTAAAAGCTTTAGATTAAATGATCTTAACCACTAAGATAACAATTAGTAACGTAAAGAAATGACATtgaacatattatatataaataaatagtacAGGATTATAGTTAAAAGAGTTCATCATCAGAATTTTAGATGGGGCTCTCAATTTTCAGATTTTCATCCATTCTGTTCTTGCTGGCTCTGACAAACTCACCATGGGCATTCTTGAGGCAAATACCCCAACTTGTAATCTGTTGCTATGTATTGAAGCCAGCATCTACATTGCACTTGGAGGAGGTTCCCACCGAGCAATGTTCTGATTGGGTAGGCTTGTACTTTCTGGTTTCTTTCAATTTTCCGATTGGAGCCATCCTCAAAACTATCTGCAATAACAGGGAGACAGTTTCGACAAGCACTCGGGAGCAATATATCATttgaaaagttaattaaattacatcCCATCAATTagaattatttgtattatttaaattaagtcATTAACGGATGCTCTTTGTTtgcattaattataattatttaattgaatttcactaaataattagaatttattATATGAAACATATActcagaaaatatttaattggtaCTATATGTTATATGAAACGTCTaatctaattctaattaaatgaaAGAGCTAATTACATATGTATCTCCATTTTTTCAGAGATTTATTTGGTGCCCCGTCTAAGTGTCAACTTCCGCTAATTTTCTGTAGCGAAACTCAAAGTTACACTTACATAGTTATACTTGTTTAACTGGATCGATGTCCTCGGATCCACACGCACAACATCATGGAAGATGGGTTAGAGTTTCGCATTTGAGATAAGAGGGAGTGGGTTCGGGAAGTTTAATGGAAGCTGTTGTATTGGCAAAAGACAACATCATTCTCCAGGACGTTGTTGAATATGGCAGAGTTTCCTTAATATTGGGTTTTGTTATGCCTCTTCAATTCCTCATGTTTCAATGTTAAAACGAAAAGGAATATATGCTATTGAAATTACGCTGGCTGGTTCtatatgtttttgttgcttGCTAATTTATTCTTCCTTTGAATCGTTGATTGAGATGCTGAAATGAATCAGTTCAATGTGAGTGAGGAATTGGtgaatttgaaaaggaaaaaaaaaatgggactGGGATCTATTAATTCGATGTTAGAGACGAACTTGTGAGTTTACAAATTTCTTTAGAGTCACAAGAAAGATGAATTGTATTGGTTCTGAAATTGTATTTGGATTAATTCTGTTAGTGTTTATTTGGattgttgaataatgaatgattgttgaaagttgaaattggAAAAATTGGTTTGGACTTGTTCTTGCTGTATTTCTTTATTCAGATCCTTTTAATGGgtgtcccaaaaaaaaaaaaagataagagtattttaaaccaaaaaataaattcattaaaagacATGTACAAACTAAGGTGAACTAAGGGTGTTAAGGGATGAGGGGATGCAAGtgtaacaaataattaaaagttaggGATTCTTTGTAGGactaaaagaagaagaggatgAATGTGTAATAAAAGTATAACTGAGAGGGTGTCTCTATAATTTGCTAATGAAGTTATATTTAGTGGCTAAGTATAAAAAAGTGCAAaagaattaaaagtaaataaacattataatgctattttactattatttctTACCTGTGACTTTAATACGTACATGTATTAAAAaagctaaaataaattaacatctACTATCTATAAATTATgttgttttaataatttaatatcaattactattaatttagttattatttaataataattatacagGTGTAGTACTTGGCAGTAATAATTACAACTTTGTATCCTACATCATagaatagtttttaaatttttccgatttttcaatttttaaaaatttataaataaatcaataatttatcCGACAAAAAGCTTATTATAGGAGGTAACTTTAATGGCGCACCCGTTTAACCACCTTCTAAAGTACTTCATCCTAGACTCCTTCCTCCAGAGTCCAGActgatcttttttttatttagtcgaTATCCAATTTGttcttttgaaagaaaaaaaacacacctAATTTAATctctgaaaaattaaaaagaaagttacaaaattgtcttttagaattataagtataagatactttagttatttttcttattttttagcacataatttatataaaaataaagaaattgtgTCTCTAGTAGAATGATGATGATGCTCGTAGAGATATTGGCAGAGCTTCAAAGGATCACTTATGGCGTAGGGAGTGACGCGGTGATCAAATACAAAAACACCAATAAGTGAGACTCAAAATGAATGCATACTTTTACTGCCTTTTTAAACGAAACTAAAAAATATGCTACTTTTTCTCTTATCTGAGAAATTACCCCAACTTCTAAGGAATTAAATGagactcactttttttttatattttatttttaaacaacattTGGTATTCATACTTCTCAAATCTCCCACTGAGTCAACTCTAGTGGTTGAAAAAAATTGTAGGTTGTATATCAAAACTatacacttatttttcttatgcatATTATTAGTGAATGCTTGTGGACTCTAAATATCTTAGGTGTGGCACTTTTGAGTTTTGATGAATCGGTAACCCACGCCCTTCTAACCTGTGAAGAAGTTAAAAGATGGTGGTTTGTTTCACTGTTAGCGTTCAGGATTGATATAAGGGACGATTCTCACTTCATGGAAGGTTCGGGGATTTGTTGCATATTGGAGATGACGAGGTTGCTACAAAGGTATGTGAACTGTTATCCTATATGACAAACGCctaatcttctgattttttaTAACAAGGACACACCTCTGAACCAACTTTTGTATAAAGCAAACTCCTTAAGGCTATGTTTGTTTCCCGTTGTGCACCCTTCAAATGACCCATCAACTAAacgaaaaaattgttaattctcACATATAATTACTTTAGAATGTGTCCGTCCATTCAAAGGATAAACCAAAAATGAACCTGTCACATGGAGTCCACCTCCAATGCAGGTTGTTATAAAGGCCAATTTTGATGCCTCCTCGGTGAGGAAGGGTACTGGTACGAGCAAGGGCC includes these proteins:
- the LOC100527759 gene encoding uncharacterized protein LOC100527759, giving the protein MKSFGSGRRNSVLVLGATKRIKKSTIYYSILRWMSVWCATCVEPLVGIFIHSVLAGSDKLTMGILEANTPTCNLLLCIEASIYIALGGGSHRAMF